TTCAGGTTCTCAGAGAAATTGAACACGGCCCCTGCATTCACATACAGGTGCTGGGTTTTCCGAATGGTCCGATACTGATACCCCTGCCAGTAATACCGGGAGGCATCGGTATACAGGGAGAAGAGGTCCATGACGGAGGCGCCGGCATAAAACCTGGAGGTATAGTAGTAAACACCGAAGCGGGCATCCGGTACCCAGGTTGAGGCCCTTCCGAGAGGAATAGCCGGGTCGTTGGCATCATTGTATTTCATGGCCTGGCCATCGAGGGCATACTGTGTTACGCCGGCCCCTACCCCAAGGCATAAACGCTTGTCGCCGTCGGCATTGAGCGGGATCCGGTAGGAATACATTCCATAAATAGAGGTAGCATCCTGGGGGCCGAGTTTATCGTACATGATCTGCATCCCGAGGCCAACCCGGTTATCTTTTGAGGCATTCAGCGCCCCATCTACAGACACGCCCCCTGTTTGAGGGCCGCCGGGAAAATTAACCCATTGTTTGCGGTAAACAGCATTCAGGAACAGGTCTTCCTTATAACCTGCATAGGCGGGATTTACACTCAGCATATTAAACACATACTGGCTGAATTGTAAATTTTGCTGGGCACTGGAAAGAAGCGGTTGTCCTGTTAACCCTGCCAGTATCAGGTACAGCGCCAATTTTGGTTTAAAATTCAAACCCATAGGAGATCTGTTAAAAATCATGAATATTTTTATCGCAGTGGTCAACACTATTCATACAGCTTTCTTTCACGACGTCTGAATATTGTTCTAATGTGCTATAAATGGCACCTGGGTGAGTAGGCCATTTTCATCCGGGATAATTAAGTTAGGAATACAAATCAACCATTGGATCCGGGTTCACGAACACAGTAAATCTGACAATCTTAATATAATGCTACCCCATCTTCTCTCCGATAAAAGCGGGCAGGGATCACGTAATGGGGCTATTCCCCGCCTTCATCAATATCTCAGGGAGATTATTTCAATCAGTAACAATAAATTTGTCTTTCTTGTTCATTTACAACCATAATTATTTGCTATAATCAGGCATCAGTTGTTGTAAAAACAAAAA
The genomic region above belongs to Chitinophaga sp. 180180018-3 and contains:
- a CDS encoding type IX secretion system membrane protein PorP/SprF, which produces MGLNFKPKLALYLILAGLTGQPLLSSAQQNLQFSQYVFNMLSVNPAYAGYKEDLFLNAVYRKQWVNFPGGPQTGGVSVDGALNASKDNRVGLGMQIMYDKLGPQDATSIYGMYSYRIPLNADGDKRLCLGVGAGVTQYALDGQAMKYNDANDPAIPLGRASTWVPDARFGVYYYTSRFYAGASVMDLFSLYTDASRYYWQGYQYRTIRKTQHLYVNAGAVFNFSENLKFKPSILVKEDFKGPTNVDLTAMFLIADRLWAGASYRTGVKLWSKPALDPALEQLDAASIIAMFNITNQLRIGYAYDLTINKMASFQSGSHEISVGFLFPTRRDRVISPRYF